One Sanguibacter keddieii DSM 10542 genomic window carries:
- a CDS encoding PP2C family protein-serine/threonine phosphatase — protein sequence MDSLWFAEATKNSVMGMAARELAWDQTPLGRPSTWHPALRQAVQLCFSTTFPMMIAWGPEHTMIYNDGYRDMLGTDKRLNAMGRPSKEVWAEIWDYVGGLFAEVEETGQSTGALDQPLLMNRSGFEEETNFTFSYSPITDETGTVLGILNITSETTASVVDRRRLQTIDQLHAAMTDHRADIDALADAVLHVLRESADIAGAELHLTEGGDLVLAGRTHHDRGSLAAPHVVHKAWSSRTPVSSRPTLVAPLARAEDAIARGVLVLEGNPRRPYDAAQRSFLMLVASSVSAALGAATDLRREIDLLDAHAELIARDAERSRESSVTLQHSLLTAPPEPDHLHIVVRYHPASDHLEIGGDWYDSFMTEDGSTMIVIGDVTGHDHHAAAAMGQIRGIIRAIAYDRGEVPSRVLTRADNAIHGLNLGQNATASAIVARIEQDHCDLKDRTRTIRWSNAGHPPPVILRADGSVEVLRRQNDLILGIIPDHDRHDFTITLNDNDTLLFYTDGLIERRNRTMTASVEALVSTLEGRQDEDLDGLCEHVLRTLVPSRAEDDIALVVVRAYPQDQPRPAEAGPNRNIPPELDDSGTADAEE from the coding sequence GTGGATTCCCTGTGGTTCGCCGAGGCGACGAAGAACAGCGTGATGGGTATGGCGGCCAGAGAGCTCGCCTGGGACCAGACGCCGCTGGGGCGACCCTCGACCTGGCACCCTGCGCTGCGGCAGGCCGTGCAGCTGTGCTTCTCGACGACCTTCCCCATGATGATCGCCTGGGGCCCCGAGCACACGATGATCTACAACGACGGCTACCGGGACATGCTCGGCACCGACAAGCGGCTCAACGCGATGGGGCGGCCGTCGAAAGAGGTCTGGGCAGAGATCTGGGACTACGTCGGCGGCCTGTTCGCCGAGGTCGAGGAGACCGGGCAGTCGACCGGCGCCCTCGACCAGCCGCTCCTCATGAACCGGTCCGGGTTCGAGGAGGAGACCAACTTCACCTTCTCGTACAGCCCGATCACCGACGAGACCGGCACCGTCCTCGGCATCCTCAACATCACCTCGGAGACCACGGCGTCGGTGGTCGACCGCCGCCGCCTGCAGACCATCGACCAGCTGCACGCAGCCATGACCGACCACCGCGCCGACATCGACGCGCTCGCCGACGCCGTGCTGCACGTCCTGCGCGAGAGCGCAGACATCGCCGGGGCGGAGCTCCACCTCACCGAGGGCGGCGACCTCGTGCTCGCCGGACGCACCCACCACGACCGCGGGAGCCTCGCGGCGCCGCACGTGGTGCACAAGGCATGGTCCTCGCGGACCCCGGTGTCGTCGCGCCCCACGCTCGTCGCGCCGCTCGCACGGGCCGAGGACGCGATCGCCCGCGGGGTCCTGGTGCTCGAGGGAAACCCCCGACGGCCCTACGACGCCGCCCAGCGGTCGTTCCTCATGCTCGTGGCGTCGTCCGTCAGCGCTGCCCTGGGCGCGGCGACGGACCTGCGGCGCGAGATCGACCTCCTCGACGCCCACGCCGAGCTCATCGCCCGGGACGCCGAGCGCAGCCGCGAGTCCTCGGTGACGCTGCAGCACTCCCTGCTCACCGCCCCGCCGGAGCCCGACCACCTGCACATCGTGGTGCGGTACCACCCGGCCTCCGACCACCTCGAGATCGGCGGCGACTGGTACGACTCCTTCATGACCGAGGACGGCTCGACGATGATCGTCATCGGCGACGTCACCGGCCACGACCACCACGCCGCCGCGGCGATGGGGCAGATCCGCGGCATCATCCGCGCGATCGCCTACGACCGCGGGGAGGTGCCGTCCCGGGTGCTCACCCGGGCCGACAACGCGATCCACGGGCTCAACCTCGGCCAGAACGCGACCGCGAGCGCCATCGTCGCCCGCATCGAGCAGGACCACTGCGACCTCAAGGACCGCACGCGGACCATCCGGTGGTCGAACGCCGGGCACCCGCCGCCCGTGATCCTGCGGGCCGACGGCTCCGTCGAGGTGCTGCGTCGTCAGAACGACCTGATCCTGGGGATCATCCCGGACCACGACCGGCACGACTTCACCATCACGCTCAACGACAACGACACGCTGCTGTTCTACACGGACGGCCTCATCGAGCGTCGCAACAGGACGATGACGGCGAGCGTCGAGGCGCTGGTGAGCACGCTCGAGGGCCGTCAGGACGAGGACCTCGACGGTCTGTGCGAGCACGTGCTGCGGACGCTCGTCCCGTCACGGGCCGAGGACGACATCGCCCTGGTGGTGGTGCGCGCCTACCCGCAGGACCAGCCGCGCCCGGCCGAGGCCGGCCCCAACCGGAACATCCCGCCGGAGCTGGACGACAGCGGGACGGCCGACGCCGAGGAGTAG
- a CDS encoding iron-containing redox enzyme family protein, giving the protein MNPAAPTVRGGASRHPLPAPRGPVSEALLALLVLDPTDGADTGAASERLRQAVDAAPSLSDPEVHLTEDDDVQITLLCLYELHYRGLVGVSDTWEWEPGLLAVRARLESVFEAELRRRVPVPGLPAADRASVAEALFAMTSEDSGPGLSHYVARKATVEQLRDLLVHRSLYQLKEADPHTWAIPRLGGAPKGALVEIQTDEYGGGDPVAAHAALFAQTMRGAGLDDTYGAYVDVVDASTLASVNMMSMFGLHRRLRGAIVGHLAAFEMTSSIPNRLYGNGFRRTGHDAETTRYFDEHVEADAVHEQIAGRDLAGRLAEDDPDLLADIMFGAAACLAVDGWASARLLEAWQRGEVALGSAA; this is encoded by the coding sequence GTGAACCCTGCAGCACCCACCGTCCGCGGCGGGGCGAGCCGCCACCCGCTCCCCGCCCCCCGTGGGCCGGTCAGCGAGGCGCTGCTCGCGCTCCTCGTGCTCGACCCCACTGACGGCGCCGACACCGGGGCCGCGAGCGAGCGGCTGCGGCAGGCCGTGGACGCAGCTCCGTCGCTGTCCGACCCGGAGGTCCACCTGACCGAGGACGACGACGTCCAGATCACCCTGCTCTGCCTCTACGAGCTGCACTACCGCGGGCTGGTGGGTGTCTCCGACACCTGGGAGTGGGAGCCAGGGCTCCTCGCGGTCCGGGCGCGGCTCGAGTCGGTCTTCGAGGCCGAGCTCCGTCGTCGCGTGCCGGTGCCCGGGCTGCCTGCGGCCGACCGTGCTTCCGTCGCCGAGGCGCTGTTCGCGATGACCTCGGAGGACTCGGGCCCGGGGCTGTCGCACTACGTGGCCCGCAAGGCGACGGTCGAGCAGCTCCGTGACCTCCTCGTCCACCGGTCGCTCTACCAGCTCAAGGAGGCCGACCCGCACACCTGGGCGATCCCGCGGCTGGGCGGAGCGCCCAAGGGGGCGCTCGTCGAGATCCAGACCGACGAGTATGGCGGGGGAGACCCGGTCGCCGCGCACGCCGCCCTGTTCGCGCAGACGATGCGCGGCGCGGGTCTCGACGACACCTACGGGGCCTATGTCGATGTCGTCGACGCCTCGACCCTCGCCTCGGTGAACATGATGTCGATGTTCGGGCTGCACCGTCGGCTCCGCGGGGCGATCGTCGGTCACCTCGCGGCCTTCGAGATGACCTCGTCGATCCCCAACCGGCTCTACGGCAACGGCTTCCGGCGGACCGGTCACGACGCCGAGACCACACGGTACTTCGACGAGCACGTCGAGGCCGACGCGGTGCACGAGCAGATCGCCGGCCGTGACCTCGCCGGACGCCTCGCCGAGGACGACCCGGACCTGCTGGCCGACATCATGTTCGGTGCCGCAGCCTGCCTCGCCGTCGACGGGTGGGCCAGCGCCCGGCTCCTCGAGGCCTGGCAGCGAGGCGAGGTCGCGCTCGGGTCCGCCGCGTGA
- a CDS encoding CDGSH iron-sulfur domain-containing protein encodes MSGDAQPRALGDAQPRALGDAQPEALSDAAGAETSGALVGHDVTITLCPDGPLLLRGPATLLGADGREVPRGRNVVALCRCGGSAIKPLCDGTHKVNGFRSEDG; translated from the coding sequence GTGAGCGGCGACGCTCAGCCGAGGGCGCTGGGCGACGCTCAGCCGAGGGCGCTGGGCGACGCCCAGCCTGAGGCGCTGAGCGACGCAGCCGGTGCGGAGACGTCCGGTGCGCTCGTCGGGCACGACGTGACGATCACGCTGTGCCCGGACGGCCCGCTGCTGCTGCGTGGCCCCGCGACGCTGCTCGGCGCGGACGGGCGCGAGGTGCCCCGGGGCCGCAACGTCGTCGCGCTCTGCCGGTGCGGAGGCTCGGCCATCAAGCCGCTCTGCGACGGTACCCACAAGGTCAACGGCTTCCGGTCCGAGGACGGCTGA
- a CDS encoding STAS domain-containing protein, whose amino-acid sequence MDDRKATSGTFSLDEAQPHQWALAGEIDVVVNARFREEWPADRRSTEPVVVDMAGVTFIDSSGLRILYEALKSTPDGERPVLVDVPERAQWIIDVTGLTSRFDFRTSAPADHEA is encoded by the coding sequence ATGGACGACCGCAAGGCCACGAGCGGAACCTTCTCGCTCGACGAGGCTCAGCCGCACCAGTGGGCGCTCGCCGGAGAGATCGACGTGGTGGTCAACGCGCGGTTCCGTGAGGAGTGGCCGGCAGACCGCCGGTCGACCGAGCCCGTCGTCGTCGACATGGCAGGTGTGACCTTCATCGACTCGAGCGGTCTGCGCATCCTCTACGAGGCGCTCAAGTCCACGCCGGACGGGGAGCGTCCTGTCCTGGTCGACGTGCCCGAGCGGGCCCAGTGGATCATCGACGTGACGGGTCTGACCTCGCGCTTCGACTTCCGGACGAGCGCGCCCGCAGACCACGAAGCCTGA
- a CDS encoding SpoIIE family protein phosphatase, whose product MTGLPPRQTLLTPDTPVDLDNCAREPIHIPGLVQPRGCLLVVRASDLTVVQCSVNVAELLGRPSDDLLGATLRDGLGAGFEGTVRRHLQAGPRLHDRNPLLVTVEVQGTPLEMDAILHRIPLPEGSEAAAAGDSLVVVELEVADGPRPFTFANTYQAVRDAVSDLNRVQSLTDVFDTAARHVRDLTGFDRVMIYAFDEDYNGEVVSEVHRTGLNSFLGLHYPATDIPAQARALYEKNWIRLISDVDYVPSPIVPTANPLTGQPLDLTHATLRSVSPIHLEYLGNMGVRASMSISLLRDGKLWGLIACHHYSGPHEPPFGVRAAAEFLGSTLSLRLVAQVEEDRLAASQRAAGMLAELVARSRDEELPLAQALTASGSLLDLVQADGVVVLAEDDLATSGETPDEPGCRALVQWVLEQDDDVVATDSLVATLPRSVAGAAGATVAGTEPDEPSPAAGLLAVTLPDGQVVVWLRHEATRDVDWGGDPHNKTIERLEDESVRLSPRKSFERWREVVKDHSVPWQEEVIASATALRGHLVEALYLRGQRDLRSAQAMQRSMLPASLPQPSGWAVTARYEPADGGRVGGDWYDALVLPSGRLAAVVGDVAGHGHVAAASMGQLRNALRAILVGSESPSRSIAELDTVARWTLPDQYATVLVAVLDLTTGEVEYSSAGHLPPLLLAADNSSTWDRPLGTPPLGVLDSTPATRRVTVPAGGGIALFSDGLVERRSESILTGVERLQSALASGAGVDGAMALSHATDSNDDATLLLLCRD is encoded by the coding sequence GTGACGGGCCTCCCGCCACGGCAGACGCTCCTCACCCCCGACACCCCGGTCGACCTCGACAACTGCGCGCGCGAGCCGATCCACATCCCTGGGCTCGTGCAGCCTCGCGGGTGTCTGCTCGTGGTGCGTGCGAGCGACCTCACCGTCGTGCAGTGCTCGGTGAACGTCGCGGAGCTGCTGGGACGTCCGAGCGACGACCTGCTCGGCGCGACGCTGCGCGACGGGCTCGGCGCCGGCTTCGAGGGCACCGTCCGCCGCCACCTCCAGGCCGGCCCGCGTCTCCACGACCGCAACCCGCTCCTGGTGACCGTCGAGGTCCAGGGGACCCCGCTCGAGATGGACGCGATCCTGCACCGCATCCCGCTGCCTGAGGGCAGCGAGGCCGCCGCAGCCGGCGACTCCCTGGTGGTCGTCGAGCTGGAGGTCGCCGACGGCCCGCGCCCCTTCACCTTCGCCAACACCTACCAGGCCGTCCGCGACGCCGTCTCCGACCTCAACCGGGTCCAGTCCCTCACGGACGTCTTCGACACCGCCGCCCGCCACGTGCGCGACCTCACCGGGTTCGACCGCGTGATGATCTACGCCTTCGACGAGGACTACAACGGCGAGGTCGTCTCCGAGGTGCACCGCACGGGCCTCAACTCCTTCCTCGGTCTGCACTACCCGGCGACCGACATCCCCGCGCAGGCCCGCGCCCTGTACGAGAAGAACTGGATCCGGCTGATCTCGGACGTCGACTACGTCCCGTCGCCGATCGTCCCGACGGCGAACCCGCTCACCGGTCAGCCCCTCGACCTCACGCACGCGACGCTGCGCAGCGTCTCGCCCATCCACCTCGAGTACCTCGGCAACATGGGCGTGCGCGCCTCCATGTCGATCTCGCTGCTGCGCGACGGCAAGCTCTGGGGGCTCATCGCCTGCCACCACTACTCCGGACCGCACGAGCCGCCGTTCGGTGTGCGCGCCGCGGCCGAGTTCCTCGGCTCGACCCTGTCGCTGCGCCTGGTCGCCCAGGTCGAGGAAGACCGCCTCGCCGCGTCGCAGCGTGCCGCCGGCATGCTCGCCGAGCTCGTGGCACGCAGCCGCGACGAGGAGCTCCCGCTCGCCCAGGCGCTCACCGCGAGCGGCTCGCTGCTCGACCTCGTCCAGGCGGACGGTGTGGTCGTGCTGGCCGAGGACGACCTCGCGACCTCGGGCGAGACTCCCGACGAGCCTGGCTGCCGGGCGCTGGTGCAGTGGGTGCTCGAGCAGGACGACGACGTGGTCGCGACGGACAGCCTCGTCGCGACGCTCCCGCGCTCGGTCGCGGGCGCCGCAGGTGCCACGGTCGCAGGCACCGAGCCTGACGAGCCCTCTCCGGCCGCAGGCCTGCTCGCCGTGACGCTGCCCGACGGTCAGGTGGTCGTGTGGCTGCGCCACGAGGCGACGCGCGACGTCGACTGGGGCGGCGACCCGCACAACAAGACGATCGAGCGGCTCGAGGACGAGTCCGTGCGCCTGAGCCCCCGCAAGTCCTTCGAGCGCTGGCGCGAGGTCGTCAAGGACCACAGCGTCCCGTGGCAGGAGGAGGTCATCGCCTCCGCGACGGCCCTCCGCGGGCACCTCGTCGAGGCGCTCTACCTGCGCGGGCAGCGCGACCTGCGGTCGGCGCAGGCCATGCAGCGCAGCATGCTGCCCGCGTCGCTGCCCCAGCCCTCCGGCTGGGCGGTGACCGCGCGGTACGAGCCCGCCGACGGCGGACGCGTGGGCGGCGACTGGTACGACGCCCTCGTGCTGCCGAGCGGACGTCTCGCCGCCGTCGTCGGTGACGTGGCGGGGCACGGGCACGTCGCCGCGGCCTCGATGGGCCAGCTGCGCAACGCGCTGCGGGCGATCCTCGTCGGCTCGGAGTCCCCGTCGCGCTCGATCGCCGAGCTCGACACCGTGGCGCGCTGGACGCTCCCCGACCAGTACGCGACGGTCCTCGTCGCGGTGCTCGACCTGACCACCGGGGAGGTCGAGTACTCCTCGGCGGGCCACCTCCCGCCGCTCCTGCTCGCCGCCGACAACAGCTCGACGTGGGACCGCCCGCTCGGGACTCCCCCGCTCGGGGTGCTCGACTCGACCCCGGCCACCCGGCGCGTCACCGTGCCTGCGGGCGGGGGCATCGCGCTGTTCAGCGACGGCCTCGTCGAACGCCGCTCAGAGTCGATCCTGACCGGCGTCGAGCGGCTGCAGTCGGCGCTCGCCTCCGGCGCCGGCGTCGACGGCGCGATGGCGCTGTCGCACGCCACGGACTCGAACGACGACGCGACGCTGCTGCTGCTCTGCCGGGACTGA
- a CDS encoding glycoside hydrolase family 35 protein, translating to MTGTTAPRSMEIGETDFLLDGKPFRILSGALHYFRVHPDLWADRIHKARLMGLNTIETYVPWNAHAPQRGEFRTDGALDLERFLRLVEAEGMLAIVRPGPYICAEWDNGGLPGWLFRDPAVGVRRDEPLYMEAVSEYLGTVLDLVAPFQVDRGGPVVLVQVENEYGAYGSDHVYLEKLMALTRSHGITVPLTSIDQPSGTMLADGSIDGLHRTGSFGSRSAERLATLREHQPTGPLMCAEFWDGWFDHWGAHHHTTSAQDAARELDELLAAGASVNIYMFHGGTNFGFTSGANDKGVYQPTTTSYDYDAPLAEDGYPTEKFFAFREVIARYAPVPDEPLPERRPAPLPTVELEFSLPVLDAAERLGSWTASEHVPTTDEVDSFTGFALYRTTLAAAQERVLSVGEVRDRALALLDRAPVGTLDRARHERTLTLPGGPEALLTLLVEDQGRVNYGPRLGEHKGLVGPVTVGGAEVTGWEILPLDLDDVTPLVDAVRAVGAPVVKGGAVAGPAFVSGSIELDEPADLFLSAARLGKGVVWVNGFNLGRYWSAGPQQTLYVPGPLLVPGRNTVLVLTLDGLDEVPVFVDGLDLGHEEQ from the coding sequence ATGACCGGCACGACTGCGCCCCGGTCCATGGAGATCGGCGAGACCGACTTCCTCCTCGACGGCAAGCCCTTCCGCATCCTCTCGGGGGCGCTGCACTACTTCAGGGTCCACCCGGACCTGTGGGCCGACCGGATCCACAAGGCCCGCCTCATGGGCCTCAACACCATCGAGACCTACGTGCCGTGGAACGCGCACGCGCCGCAGCGCGGGGAGTTCCGGACGGACGGCGCGCTCGACCTCGAGCGGTTCCTGCGGCTGGTCGAGGCCGAGGGCATGCTCGCGATCGTCCGCCCCGGGCCGTACATCTGCGCGGAGTGGGACAACGGCGGGCTCCCGGGCTGGCTGTTCCGCGACCCTGCGGTCGGCGTGCGACGCGACGAGCCCCTCTACATGGAGGCGGTCTCGGAGTACCTCGGGACGGTCCTCGACCTCGTGGCGCCGTTCCAGGTGGACCGCGGCGGGCCGGTGGTGCTGGTGCAGGTCGAGAACGAGTACGGCGCGTACGGCTCCGACCACGTGTACCTCGAGAAGCTCATGGCGCTCACCCGGTCGCACGGCATCACGGTGCCGCTGACCAGCATCGACCAGCCGAGCGGCACCATGCTCGCCGACGGGAGCATCGACGGGCTGCACCGGACGGGGTCCTTCGGGTCCCGCAGCGCCGAGCGGCTCGCGACCCTGCGCGAGCACCAGCCGACGGGTCCGCTCATGTGCGCGGAGTTCTGGGACGGGTGGTTCGACCACTGGGGTGCGCACCACCACACCACGTCGGCGCAGGACGCGGCCCGCGAGCTCGACGAGCTGCTCGCCGCCGGGGCGTCGGTCAACATCTACATGTTCCACGGCGGCACGAACTTCGGCTTCACGAGCGGAGCGAACGACAAGGGCGTCTACCAGCCGACGACCACCTCGTACGACTACGACGCCCCGCTCGCCGAGGACGGCTACCCGACGGAGAAGTTCTTCGCCTTCCGCGAGGTGATCGCCCGGTACGCACCGGTGCCCGACGAGCCGCTGCCCGAGCGCAGGCCGGCGCCCCTCCCGACGGTCGAGCTGGAGTTCTCGCTCCCCGTGCTCGACGCCGCCGAGCGGCTCGGGTCGTGGACGGCGTCCGAGCACGTCCCGACGACCGACGAGGTCGACTCGTTCACGGGCTTCGCGCTGTACCGCACGACGCTCGCGGCCGCGCAGGAGCGGGTCCTGTCGGTCGGCGAGGTCCGCGACCGGGCGCTCGCGCTGCTCGACCGGGCGCCGGTGGGCACCCTCGACCGGGCCCGGCACGAGCGGACGCTGACGCTCCCCGGCGGCCCGGAGGCCCTGCTCACCCTCCTCGTCGAGGACCAGGGGCGGGTGAACTACGGTCCGCGCCTGGGCGAGCACAAGGGGCTCGTCGGGCCCGTGACGGTCGGGGGCGCCGAGGTCACCGGGTGGGAGATCCTGCCGCTGGACCTCGACGACGTGACCCCGCTCGTCGACGCCGTCCGGGCGGTCGGCGCTCCCGTGGTCAAGGGCGGCGCCGTGGCCGGGCCGGCCTTCGTGTCCGGCAGCATCGAGCTCGACGAGCCGGCCGACCTCTTCCTGTCGGCCGCGCGCCTGGGCAAGGGTGTCGTGTGGGTCAACGGCTTCAACCTCGGCCGCTACTGGAGCGCCGGCCCGCAGCAGACGCTCTACGTCCCGGGGCCGCTCCTGGTGCCCGGACGCAACACCGTGCTGGTGCTGACCCTCGACGGCCTCGACGAGGTGCCGGTCTTCGTGGACGGGCTCGACCTCGGGCACGAGGAGCAGTAG
- a CDS encoding PPOX class F420-dependent oxidoreductase: MARTVARAERATREQLLDFVRPRHRAILTTYKKDGSLQTSPVACGLDAEGRVVVSTYPERAKAANARRDARVTLCILSDDWDGPYVQVDGTAEVLDMPAALEPLVEYFRVIAGEHPDWDEYRDAMRAQDKSLIRVTITSWGPLASGGFPARLA, translated from the coding sequence ATGGCCAGAACCGTCGCGCGCGCCGAGCGCGCCACCCGCGAGCAGCTGCTCGACTTCGTCCGTCCGCGCCACCGCGCGATACTCACCACCTACAAGAAGGACGGCTCGCTGCAGACGTCGCCGGTCGCCTGCGGCCTCGACGCCGAGGGCCGGGTCGTGGTGTCGACCTACCCGGAGCGCGCGAAGGCGGCCAACGCCCGCCGCGACGCCCGCGTCACCCTCTGCATCCTGTCCGACGACTGGGACGGCCCGTACGTGCAGGTCGACGGGACCGCCGAGGTGCTCGACATGCCCGCGGCCCTGGAGCCGCTCGTCGAGTACTTCCGGGTGATCGCCGGGGAGCACCCGGACTGGGACGAGTACCGCGACGCGATGCGCGCGCAGGACAAGTCGCTCATCCGGGTGACCATCACCTCGTGGGGCCCGCTCGCCTCGGGCGGCTTCCCGGCGCGGCTCGCATGA
- a CDS encoding histone-like nucleoid-structuring protein Lsr2, translating to MAQHTKVVLTDDVDGGPATETVRFGVDGVEYEIDLAAGNARALRDLLDGPVRHGRKVGSLGSTRTFTRVVTDYDPTALRAWAGARGIEVPTDGRSRIPDDVVAQYRAAGN from the coding sequence GTGGCACAACACACCAAGGTCGTCCTGACAGACGACGTCGACGGGGGCCCCGCGACCGAGACCGTGCGCTTCGGCGTGGACGGCGTCGAGTACGAGATCGACCTCGCCGCGGGCAACGCCCGCGCGCTGCGCGACCTCCTCGACGGACCCGTGCGCCACGGCCGCAAGGTCGGCTCCCTCGGCTCCACCCGTACCTTCACCCGCGTCGTCACCGACTACGACCCCACCGCCCTGCGCGCCTGGGCCGGGGCCCGCGGCATCGAGGTGCCCACCGACGGACGCAGCCGGATCCCGGACGACGTCGTCGCCCAGTACCGCGCTGCGGGGAACTGA
- a CDS encoding metallophosphoesterase family protein, protein MSAALDSVRRWFAHLPVPARWVRYTLLSVLAVLSCLWFGLTTASTEASLGPHNARYEVTTSSLVTVDLGPLGTVQLESPLPLMLGVRVTIEEIPADLTAVDSATTLNALAGDVDGYLQFFSGPDATISYVARELLTDAAWRAAGALGALLVVGGAGYLALGATRRRELGEPLARSTVLVASGVAVALVVSTVVVTSRASTALDRVDAQASPVFVGTALEGARITGRLSGVIDTYGGQLVDVYRSNESFYETADRNLVTAWADREALDEQRTALLWDNGVSGRAELLASAAGEDAGEGDGASSDETSTDPGSDPSSADADAGSGEEGADVTSEPTPSTEPSDPDDVVTMLMVSDLHCNTGMSPLITTAATLSGASIVINGGDSTINGTAVERFCVDSFVNAVPDGAASVQSDGNHDSSITSDQARAAGSTVLDGSVVEIDGVRFLGDSDPKETRIGQESVSVAGETYEEAGTRLRDVACAEDDPADILLIHTPGVGEPVMASGCVPVQLSGHMHYRSGPLQFGKGIRYISSTTAGAASGQPTIGPLNGTAEMTVFRFDRERRVMLDYRVIAVQPDRSVQVGERMAFPPRPAAASGGSASSATDAPTDAATDASTDVPGDTPTAPASTGPEDEAGTD, encoded by the coding sequence ATGTCGGCAGCGCTCGACTCGGTCCGCCGCTGGTTCGCCCACCTTCCCGTCCCGGCGCGGTGGGTCCGGTACACCCTCCTCTCCGTCCTCGCCGTGCTCTCCTGCCTCTGGTTCGGCCTCACGACGGCCTCGACCGAGGCCAGCCTCGGCCCGCACAACGCACGCTACGAGGTGACCACCAGCTCTCTCGTCACGGTCGACCTCGGGCCCCTCGGCACCGTCCAGCTCGAGTCCCCGCTCCCGCTGATGCTCGGTGTCCGGGTGACCATCGAGGAGATCCCCGCAGACCTCACGGCCGTCGACTCGGCGACGACCCTCAACGCGCTCGCGGGCGACGTCGACGGCTACCTGCAGTTCTTCTCCGGCCCTGACGCCACGATCTCGTACGTCGCACGCGAGCTGCTGACCGACGCCGCGTGGCGTGCCGCCGGTGCGCTCGGCGCGCTGCTGGTGGTCGGGGGAGCGGGCTACCTGGCGCTCGGTGCTACGAGGCGCCGCGAGCTCGGCGAGCCGCTCGCCCGTTCGACCGTGCTCGTCGCGAGCGGCGTCGCGGTCGCGCTCGTGGTCTCGACCGTCGTGGTCACCAGCCGGGCCAGCACCGCCCTCGACCGGGTCGACGCGCAGGCGTCGCCGGTCTTCGTCGGTACGGCTCTCGAGGGGGCGCGCATCACCGGGCGCCTGTCGGGGGTCATCGACACCTATGGCGGCCAGCTGGTCGACGTGTACCGCTCCAACGAGTCCTTCTACGAGACGGCCGACCGCAACCTCGTGACGGCCTGGGCCGACCGCGAGGCCCTCGACGAGCAGCGGACCGCGCTGCTGTGGGACAACGGGGTCTCGGGACGCGCCGAGCTGCTCGCCTCGGCCGCCGGGGAGGATGCGGGCGAGGGTGACGGGGCGTCGTCCGACGAGACGTCGACCGACCCGGGCTCCGACCCGAGCAGCGCCGACGCCGACGCGGGCAGCGGCGAGGAGGGGGCCGACGTGACCTCCGAGCCGACGCCGAGCACGGAGCCGTCCGACCCGGACGACGTCGTGACGATGCTCATGGTCTCGGACCTGCACTGCAACACGGGCATGAGCCCGCTCATCACGACCGCGGCGACGCTCTCCGGCGCGTCGATCGTCATCAACGGCGGCGACTCGACCATCAACGGCACGGCCGTCGAGCGCTTCTGCGTCGACTCCTTCGTCAACGCCGTCCCGGACGGCGCCGCGTCGGTCCAGTCGGACGGCAACCACGACAGCTCGATCACCTCGGACCAGGCCCGAGCGGCGGGCTCGACCGTGCTCGACGGGTCGGTCGTCGAGATCGACGGCGTCCGGTTCCTCGGCGACTCCGACCCCAAGGAGACCCGGATCGGTCAGGAGTCCGTCTCCGTCGCCGGCGAGACCTACGAGGAGGCCGGGACCCGGCTGCGGGACGTCGCCTGCGCCGAGGACGACCCCGCCGACATCCTGCTCATCCACACCCCGGGCGTCGGAGAGCCCGTCATGGCCTCGGGCTGCGTGCCCGTCCAGCTGTCGGGGCACATGCACTACCGCTCCGGTCCGCTGCAGTTCGGCAAGGGGATCCGGTACATCAGCTCGACGACGGCGGGAGCCGCCTCGGGCCAGCCGACCATCGGCCCGCTGAACGGCACGGCGGAGATGACCGTCTTCCGCTTCGACCGCGAGCGTCGCGTGATGCTCGACTACCGCGTGATCGCGGTCCAGCCGGACCGCTCGGTCCAGGTCGGCGAGCGCATGGCCTTCCCGCCGCGGCCCGCCGCCGCGAGCGGCGGCTCGGCCTCGAGCGCGACTGACGCGCCGACCGACGCTGCCACCGACGCGTCGACCGACGTGCCGGGGGACACCCCGACGGCGCCGGCCAGCACCGGTCCCGAGGACGAGGCCGGCACGGACTGA